A single Bufo bufo chromosome 6, aBufBuf1.1, whole genome shotgun sequence DNA region contains:
- the LOC121005192 gene encoding oocyte zinc finger protein XlCOF7.1-like, with the protein MDEDINCMTERIIINLTLEIIYILTGEDYTVVKKTGMECVTPSSTRSMLVGWRRAQSSFTVPSPHSLLERNKNVKILELTNKINQLLTGEVSIRCQDVTVYFSMEEWEYLKEHTDLYKDVIQINHQPHTGPDGSSDITSLGGCFSSPYTEGCPTESPCTMPDRQGKDLINIKIEVIDDEEETYMRSDQQCKEENTNAYICPGKQSRRNIVNGHLNFSSDCETEVNISSQVPPGESSTTPNLPPVVHSTCLFCDSSNHEEQSLDTLPIDTQSADHTESKIYPCYDCRKKTNLIAQQRILVGEKPFSCSECGKCFTSKANLLQHWRIHTGEKPFRCAECGKCFTWKSSLLDHQRVHTDDPQFRCSECPKSFVHKLSLVKHKRIHTGERPFSCSECGKCFSQKSDFIKHQRIHTGERPFSCSECGKCFTQKPHLVRHEMIHKH; encoded by the exons gattacacagtagtgaagaagactgGTATGGAGTGTGTGACACCCAGCAGCACTCGCAGCATGTTAGTAGGCTGGAGACGAGCTCAGAGCTCCTTTACTGTGCCTTCACCTCACTCGTTACTTGAGAGAAACAAGAATgtgaagatcctagaacttaccaaTAAGATCAatcagctgctgactggagag GtttctataaggtgtcaggatgtcacagtCTATTTCtctatggaggagtgggagtatttaaaaGAACATACGGATCTGTACAAAGACGTCATACAGATTAATCACCAGCCCCACACAGGTCCAG ATGGATCCAGTGATATTACTAGCCTAGGAGGATGCTTCAGTTCTCCTTATACCGAGGGTTGTCCAACAGAAAGTCCCTGTACCATGCCAGATCGTCAG GGGAAAGATTTGATTAATATTAAAATTGAAGTAATAGACGATGAAGAAGAAACCTATATGAGGAGTGATCAGCAGTGTAAGGAGGAGAACACTAATGCTTATATCTGTCCAG gtaaacagagcagaagaAATATAGTAAATGGACATTTAAATTTTTCTTCGGATTGTGAAACAGAAGTTAATATCTCTTCTCAAGTTCCACCAGGAGAAAGCTCCACTACCCCAAATCTACCCCCAGTTGTCCATAGCACATGTCTATTTTGTGATTCCTCTAATCACGAAGAACAGTCTCTTGATACGTTGCCTATTGATACACAAAGTGCAGATCATACAGAAAGCAAAATTTATCCGTGTTATGACTGTagaaaaaagacaaaccttatagCACAGCAGAGAATTCTcgtaggggagaagccattttcatgttcagagtgCGGGAAATGTTTTACGTCGAAAGCTAATCTTCTTCAACATTGGAgaattcatacaggagagaagccatttagaTGTGCtgagtgtgggaaatgttttacctgGAAATCAAGCCTTCTGGACCATCAGAGAGTTCACACTGATGACCCACAATTTCGATGTTCTGAGTGTCCAAAAAGCTTTGTGCATAAATTGTCTCTTGTTAAGCACAAGAGAATCCATACTGGAGAGAGGCCATTTTCCTgctctgaatgtgggaaatgtttttcacAGAAATCTGATTTTATTAAACACCAGAGAATCCACACAGGGGAAAGGCCATTTTCATGCTCTgagtgtgggaaatgctttacacaGAAGCCACATCTTGTGCGGCATGAAATGATTCACAAACATTAA